Part of the Mycoplasmopsis columboralis genome, TAGAGAAAAAGGAGTTAAATTCTAATGGAAAATCAAAAAGAACAAAAACAAGTAGCAGGGACAAAAGAAGTTAAAGCTGTTCGTCCAAGAAGTGAAAAGGCTGCACTTCCTGTAGAAGAAAGAAGAAACTTCAGAAACCCTAAAGCTAAAACTGACAAACGTCCTAACAGAGAAGATCGTCCAAGAAGAGCAAGAGGATTTGACCAACAAGTTTCTGAATATTCAGAAAAAGTTGTTCACATTGCTAGAGTTACTAAAGTTGTTAAAGGTGGAAGAAGATTCAGTTTTAGTGCATTTGTAGTTGTAGGGAACAAAAAAGGAAGTGTCGGATTTGGACACGGTAAAGCAAATGAAGTTCCTGATGCAATTAAAAAAGCTATTAAAGATGCACAAAACAACTTAATTGATGTACCTCTTGTAAATGGAACTGTTCCTCACGAAATTCAAGCTAAATTCCTTGCTTCTAGAGTTATGTTAAAACCAGCTCCTAAAGGGAAAGGACTTATTGCTTCAGGAACTGTTCGTGCTGTAACTGAACTTGCAGGATACACTGACATTGTTACAAAAACATACGGTTCACGTTCAAAAGCAAACACTGTTAAAGCAACATTAAAAGCTCTTTCTCAACTTAGAACTGTTGAACAAATTGCAGAAATTAGAAATAAAGACGTAAAGGATTTAATTTAATCATATGGCAATTACATTACATACATTAAAAGCAACCGAAGGTTCACGTAAAGACAAACACCGTAAAGGTCGTGGACATGCTGCTGGTAAAGGAAAACAAGCTGGTAAAGGACAATCTGGACAAAACAAACGTAAAGGACACAGATTAGGATTTGAAGGGGGTCAAACTCCTTGATTCCGTAGAATCGGAAAACGTGGATTTACCAATGTAAATCACCTTGAATTCCAAGTAGTAAATCTTAAAGACCTTGAAGCAAGATATGAAAATGGTCAAGAAGTAACAATTGAATCATTATTTGCAAACAACCTTGTAAAAAGAACCCTTCCTATTAAAGTTTTAGGAAATGGAACCTTAACTAAAAAATTAGTTGTTAGAGTTCACAGAGTATCAGAATCTGCTAGAAAAGCTATTGAAGCTGCTGGCGGAGAAGTTCAAGACTTATAATTCAATTTCTAATACAGCTCCGGCTGTATTTTTTTATACAATTGAAGTACACTATATTTTAAGACTAGTATATCCATTAATTTCACAGAACAGATTAATGATAATGTTTCCTTGTTTTACTATACATCATATATATATATATATAAGATTATGAATTACAATTTATTTGATATAAACAATAAAATATTAGGAGAACAAATGAAAAGTAAAAAAATCATCATGTCTTTAGGGACAATTACTGCTTCATCTTTAGGTTTAATTGCTGTTTCATGCGGTAAACAAACTACTGAACAAAAACAACAAAGCTTTCTTGCTAACAATGATGTAAATCTTTCAAGAGCAAAACTAAAAGCTTACTTTAAAACTTATTTTGAATTAACTGTTGAATTAAAAGATAAACCTCAAGAACTCGCTAAAGTAATGAAACACTTTGCTGATTACAGTGTTGCTTTATTAGGAACAATTGGACAAAACCCTTCGAGATCTTCAGATATTGTATATGCCTTTAAATCTATTGATGAAGTAGCAAATGTTGATGCAAGTATTAAAGAAAGTGTTCAAAACGCAATAAAACTTGCAGAAGCATCAAATAGAAATTAATTAAAAGAATAAGATTTATTTTTCCTTTAGATCCAATTCGTATCACAACACGGTTCTTCAAAAGAAGAATCGTTTTTTTAATGTTTATTCTTGTATTTTGAAAATTGATTTTAGTAAAAAACTCAAATATTTTATTTAGTTGTAATAAGGCATTTTGCTTTTAAGTATATCTATTATTGCTATTGGATTAAGTAGTAAGATAATTTTATTTTTTATTTTCAAAAAACTCCAAGACATTAAGAAATAATTAAGAGTAAAATATATATGATAATAAAATTGCATAGGAGAAAAATGAAAAGCAAAAAATTTATCATGTCTTTAGGGACAATTACTGCTTCATCTTTAGGTTTAATTGCTGTTTCATGCGGTAAACAAACTACTGAACAAAAACAACAAAGCTTTCTTGCTAACAATGATGTAAATCTTTCAAGAGAAAAACTAAAAGCTTACTTTAAAACTTATTTTGAATTAACTGTTGAATTAAAAGATAAACCTCAAGAACTTGAAAAAGTAATGGCGCACTTTGCAGAATACGAAATTTCCTTAGGAAATTCGTATATGACAAACCCTTCAAGGGTATCAGATTTAATATATGCTCTTAAGTCTGTTGAAGAAGTACCCAATGTTGATGAAAACATAAAAACAAGTGTTCAACAATTGATTAAACTTACCGAAATACCAAAACTAAGCTAATTCCAAATCATTAGAACAAGGACAAGATTATTCTTGTCTTTTTTTATGAAAAAACACCTCAACAATGTTAAGGTGTTTTGATCATTTGTTATTTATCCTTGTTTTTTTGTTTAGTGTAAACGTAAATTTTTTCTGCTAATTCTTCTTTTGTTAGCTTGTCATATCCATAAATTCCAAGAATTTGAGCCATTTTGTGAAGCTGCGAATTTTTAAGTTGTAATAATTTGTTAATTTGTTGTTCTTTTTCCAATTCTTGTGGAGTTTTGCTTTGAGTTGTATTTGCTTGAGAATTGTCGGTTGCTTGTTTTGAATTTTCATAGAAAGTTTGAGGATTCATACCAGTGAAAGGATATCCAAATGGTGAACCTGACTCGGATTGTTGATTCATTTTCGAAAATTCTTCAAAGAACTTTTGTGAAGCTTCAACTCTGAATGCTCTAGCAAAAGCGCCTTTAATAACGAATAAATGTCAAGAAACAAAAATAACTGTAATTAAACTAAATAATAACATTGCAATCATTAGAGCAAAAATCGGAACGAATGGCACTTCAGTTACAATTTTTCCTAAAACAGCTAATCTAGTCATTCAACTAAAAGAAATTATTGAACTAACTCCAATAGCGATATTACTGGTTGAAAGTCTCATTAAATTATTTTCTTTATAGCTTAAATAAACTGAACGAGCAAAAAAGATATTTGTTGCCAATAAAAATGCAGTTGGTCATATATTACTTCAAAATAATTCTTGTCAGGCTTTATTTGAGGCTGCCTGAAGGTTTTCTTTAATACCATTGGCGACCAAAATTTGTGAGAATTGATCAATTATTTGGGTTCTGTAAACAATTGATAAAATGTTAATAGTAGCTGAGACTAAAAACAAAATAAAAATAGCAATTCCGTTTAAAATAATAAATTTTCTGAATTTAGATTCTTTAGCTCAAAGCTCAGAAATGGAATTTATATTTCTAAAACTACGATCGTATATTCCGAACATTTTACTCCTTAATAAATAGTTGACTATAATCATAATCAGCTACATCAAACTCTTTGGGTGGTTGAGCAAACAACACGATTTTTTCTTGTGTTATTGGATGCACAAATGATAACTTATAAGCATGCAACCTTTGATTGAAATCATCGACCTTTTTCCCATAAACCGGGTCACCATACACTGGATTTTTAATATAAGCTAAGTGAACTCTAATTTGATGAGTTCTTCCAGTTTCTAATGTGCATTTTACTAATGTTTTAGGTAAACCATCAACGTAAAAAGTATTTAACATTTCAACATGAGTGATTGCGTGTTTTGAATTATTATTAGTCACACACATCATTTGACGATTTTTGACATCCCGACCAATAGGGAGGTCTAATTTTAATTTTTTATCTTCAAGTACACCATCAACAATGGCTACATATTCTCTAGAAATATCATGGGTTTTAAAATTGTCAGATAATAATTTGTGAATTTCATTGTTTTTAGCAATAATTAACAATCCACTAGTGTCTTTGTCAATTCTATGCACAATTCCAGGCCTTAAAAGACCGTTTTCATTAGATAAATTGTTTTTAAAATGGTACAGTAAACCATTTACTAATGTTTGATCTAAGTGACCAGGCGCTGGATGAACAATTAACCCAGAGGGTTTATTAATTACAAATAAGTGTTCATCTTCATAGATGATATCAATATCCATTTGTTGAGGCTCAAGCTTGATTTCTTTATCTAATAGCTTAACTATTTTAATATCTTGCCCTTCACGAACAATGTATTTAGGCTTAATTACGTTGTTCCCATTCACATAAACTGCTCTTTGTTCAATTAGTTGCTTTATATCATTACGTGAAATCTCAGTATGAGTGCTAATGTATTTGTCAATTCTTTCTTTATATGTTACTTTTAGTTCTATCATGTTATGCTAATTATACCGATTTTGCAAAATAAAAAAGAAAATTTAGCAAAATAATAAAGACTTTGCTAAATTTAAGAATGTTAAATTTTAAACGAGTTTTAAGGCAAATTTAACTATTTTTTATACTAAAAAAATAAGGGAAAGTGCTTTAGTTTTGATTAAAAAAATTTAACTTTATGCGGGCGTTAAAATGTTATTAATTTATAATTAAACTATCAAGAAAATGAACATAAGGGAGTGTAAGGTGAATTCAAAAGACAGAAAAAATATTCTTAAAAATATTGAGGTATGAAAAAATAGATTACTTGACTTAAGTATGAAAAGTCAATCTATTAATTACCGTAAAACCAAATCTCAAACTGTGGAAATTATTAACCCAAACATTGAGGTGTTTTTAAACAGATTATATGGACTTAAAAACCTTCAATTTGCTAGTTTATTTGGTAATGTAGCTGATGATTTTGAAGTAGAAGTTCAACCAAAAAGAGTTAAAGGTAAAAGGGTTTCTTTTGGGATTGAACTTGAACAAAAAGATAAATATTTCAAAAGCGAAATCACACCTTTAATTAATGCTTTTACAAAAAAATATAAAGGAAACTACTTGTTTTCAAATTTATATGATGCAGTCCAAAATCGTAATCTTTCTAACTTAATGAAAAAGTCTAATCTTTTTAAAGAAGAAAACGGTATTAACGTTTTATATTTTGCTGTTGGTTTTTTAGAATGATATGAAAATGCAGAATCAGAAGATAAACACGTTGCAACTATTTTGTTTATTCCGGTTGAGTTATCTAAAGACGCTTACAACGCACCTTATAAAATTAATTTTTTAGATGATGAATTTTTACTTAATGAATCATTTATTCAAAAATTAATTAACGATTACAACGTTGATTTAAACTTTAAATTTGAAAATGATAAATCAAATTACGATCTTTACAAAGATTATAAAAATTTCATTAACACACAAATTTCAAAAGTAAACGACAAACGTTGAAAAGTTATTGATGAAATTGATTTAGGAATTTTCTCATTCTCAAGAATTAACATGGTTAAAGATCTTGAAGAAAATACAGAAAAAGTAATTAACAATCAGTTTGTTCAATTAATCTCTGGAGTTGAAAGTCCAGTAGAAAACATTAAATTTACCGATGCTGATATTGATGATGTTGTTAATCCTGCTGAATACTTCCATACCTATAATGCTGACTCTTCTCAAGAAATTGCCATCCAAGCAGCTGTTGATGGTAAAAGTTTTGTGTTGCAAGGTCCTCCAGGAACAGGGAAATCACAAACAATTACCAACATTATTACTGAATTAATTGCCAGAGGTAAAAAAGTGTTGTTTGTAGCCGAAAAACAAGCTGCTTTAGAAGTGGTATATAACAACTTAAAGAGAATCGGTTTAAATGATTTTGTTTTACCAATTCACAACACCAAGTTGGATAAAAAAGTTGTTTTACACGAACTAGCTTCTACACTTGAAAAAGGACAAAACAGCATTTCTATTGAAGACAATTTCCATAAAGATGCCATTAATAAATTTACAATTTCACACCAAGAACTTCTTAATTATCCTCAAGGTTTACAAAATATTTTCCAACCAATTAATAAATCAATTTATCAACTTTATGGAGCATTTTTAAAATATGCTAAACATCCAGAGATTATGTTTGATATTCAAAACGTCGAAGAAGTTTCTGAACAAGAATTGCTCAAAAGAAGAAAATTGATTGATTCATTCCATAATGCTTTAAATATTAACGATTTTGATATTTCCAAAAATGATTGATATGGTTTAGTTTATGAAGAAATGTCATTAGAAAAAAGAGAAAAAACCGTTGCAAACTTAATGAAGTTGCAACAAAAAATGCATGAAGCTCTTAATTTTGCTAATGATTATCCTTTCTTAAAAATAAAACAAGATATTTTCTTAAAAAGCGCAACCATCTATAAACAAGTGCTTGATCATTTGACTGTTATTCCTTCAATTAATTCGACCATTATTGATAACCCTAACATTGAAATTGATGCAGTGCATTACAAAACATTAGTGGAAATTAGAGGAGAAATTGAACAATTAAAAGGCAAAATCAAAAATAAATATAACCTTAAAGTTGTGGACTTAAATGTAGAAGAGTATAAAAATGACTTAACTCAACTTAACAGCGCTTTTAAAAGAGGAGTATCTCCACTTTATAAAAAGATCAAAAACAAAGTATCTTTATACAAAATTACAGCTGAGAAACTTACTTACGAAGAATTATTGAATTTATTTAATGTAATTAGCGAAATTCAAGAAAAAGAAAAAGAATTTGACAGTGTTGGTAAACTTGTTAGCTATAGAGTGCCACTTAATGAATTTTCATTCTTAAAAAATACTCATTTATACATTGATTGATTTAACACTTTTAAACAATTAACTTATTATTTAGATTGAGATAAAAATTATATTTATCACTTACTTTCATTTGCATTACTTCAAAAAGACAAAGCTAAAGAATTAGCGCAACAATATGGTGCTATTTTTGAAAAAATGCAAAAATATTTAAGCATTCTTAAAAGCGATTTTGACAATGAATTATTTAACGCTGATTTATATACTTTCGCAGAGTTAGATAATCGCTTAACTCGGGCAATTGCAAACAATGAACACTTAACTACAATGCTTGAGTTTAATCGTGTGTATAAATTGATGAAAGAAAACAATCTCCAAGAATACGCTAACGCTTTAATTGAACGTAATATTAAGCAAGATTATTTTGGAATTTACTTAAGAAGATTTTACTTATTATTAATTGAAAAATACCAAAGTGAATTATTCCCTGACTTTAATGGTGAAGTTATGGACTCAATTAGAAAGACTTTTGCTGAATCGGATGCTATTATTCAATCTATGGCAAAAACTAAAGTGGAAATGTCAATTATTGAAAAAATCCCTAACTACAACAGTATTGAAGGACTTAACTCAGAAGTTTCTATTTTAAGAACAGAAGCTAATAAATCAAGAAAAATCATGCCATTTAGATTACTGTTTGACAAAATTCCAACATTAATCACTAAATTAAAACCTTGTTTAATGATGTCGCCTTTATCTGTATCATCATTGCTTAAAAATTCAAACCTAGAATTTGATGTTGTTATTTTCGATGAGGCTTCACAGGTACGTCCTGAAAATGCTATTGGAGCTTTATCAAGAGCAAATCAATTTATTATCGCCGGTGATAAAGAACAACTTCCTCCAACTGACTTCTTTGCTCATTTTGATGAGGATGATAGCATTGAAGATAATGCTTGAGATACAACAGCATTTGACTCTATTTTAGAAGTGGCTAATATTGTGCTACCAACTATTAAATTAAAATGACACTACAGAAGTAAATTCGATGAACTTATTCAACCTTCAAACAAAGAAATTTACAATGATTTAGTTACCTTCCCAGCCTCAAAAATTCCTGCTAAATTTGAAGGGGTATCTCACGAATATGTTAAAGGTCAATTTATTGATTCAGTTAACCAAGTTGAAGCTGACAAAGTAGTTGAACTTGTTGTTGAAATCATCCGTAAATATGGTACTAGAAGAACAATTGGTGTTGTAACATTTAACACTCAACAACGTGATTTAATTGAAAGAAAAATTAATTTACTCAGACGTAAGACAACAGAATTTGAACATTTCTTTAATGCTTATGAAATTGAAAAATTCTTTGTTAAAAACATAGAAACTGTTCAAGGAGACGAAAGAGATATTATCATCTTATCAGTTGGATATGGTCCAAACGCTAAAGGAATTATGTCAATGAACTTTGGACCACTTAACCAACAAAATGGGTACAGACGTTTAAATGTTGCTGTAACTCGTGCTAAAACAGCTGTAATTGTGGTTTCTTCATTTAATGAATCTGATATTGATTTATCTAGAACTAACGCTCGGGGAGTTAAATTCTTGAAAAATTACATCGCTTATGCATCTAATCCAGGCAAATTCAGACTTGAAGCCCCACAATATGTATCTGAATTTGAATCTCCATTTGAAGATGATGTGTACAATGAGTTAAAAGCTCTTGGATACAACGTTCACAAACGTATTGGTTCTTCAGGATATAAAATTGATTTAGCCATTATGCATCCTAAAAAGCCAGGACATTACATTTTAGGTATTGAGTGTGATGGTTCTGTATATAAAACTTCTAAATCAACTCGTGACCGTGATATTTTACGCCAAAGAGTTCTTGAAGGAAGAAACTGAAGTATTTATCGTTTATGATCTGCAGATTGATACAAAAACAAAACCAAACAAATCCAAAAACTTACTCAATTCATCGATCATATTATCATTAACAAAATCGAACTTAAATCAACACTACAAAATGCTGATCCACTAAAAATTGATATTCCAGTCGAAGTGCAAGAAAAACAAATTGAAAAAGTCGTTTTTGATGCCTATCCAAATTATGAAGCTCTTTACCGTCGGATTCAATCAAGTTCTCCAATTAATGAAAGTGCATTTATTTGAGCAATTATTAGTGAACTTAGTCCAATACATTATGACGAATTGAAAAAATTTGTACCTCGTATTTTCAACCGTAAAACATTCACCAATCTTCTTAAACAAGAGTTTGATGATATTTTGACTAACTTATCACAAAAAGATTTTATTGATTTTGAAGGTGATTTCATTGTGGCTCGTGATCAAATAATTGAATTTAGAGAACATACAAAAGATTCAACCAAACGTGATTTTGGAAGAATCCATCAAAAAGAAGCTGAATACTTTATTGAAACATTTATTGCTAAAACTAAAACATTAAGCGTTAATGATGCTATGTTGACATTTAGTAATTATTGTGGATTCAACAGCATTACTCCAATTTCAAGTGATTTGATTTTAAAAGCAATTGACTCACTTGTAAATAAAGATTTAATTTATGTAGATCAAGATGTTATTTATTTAAAATCAGCTCAACAACAATAGTAATTCAACAGGTATAATGCCTGTTGTTTTTTATGGGAAAATTTTTCAAAAAAACAAAGATTTTTCACTGTATCAACGCACTAAAAAACAAAACAATGTAAAATTAAAATATACTAATTAAACATGAAAAAAAGGAGGAATATTTATGTTAATTGGAAATTCAAAAGTAGCAAAAGATGCTATCGAAAAATATGATTCAATTGTTATTTTTCACCACATCCGTCCTGATGGAGATTGTTTAGGTTCTCAACATGGACTTGCTGAATTAATCAAAACAAATTACCCAAACAAAAAAGTCTATTGTGTGGGAGATAATGTTGGTGTGCTTGATTTTATGAGCTATAACTTCACCAAT contains:
- the rpsE gene encoding 30S ribosomal protein S5 codes for the protein MENQKEQKQVAGTKEVKAVRPRSEKAALPVEERRNFRNPKAKTDKRPNREDRPRRARGFDQQVSEYSEKVVHIARVTKVVKGGRRFSFSAFVVVGNKKGSVGFGHGKANEVPDAIKKAIKDAQNNLIDVPLVNGTVPHEIQAKFLASRVMLKPAPKGKGLIASGTVRAVTELAGYTDIVTKTYGSRSKANTVKATLKALSQLRTVEQIAEIRNKDVKDLI
- the rplO gene encoding 50S ribosomal protein L15, which translates into the protein MAITLHTLKATEGSRKDKHRKGRGHAAGKGKQAGKGQSGQNKRKGHRLGFEGGQTPWFRRIGKRGFTNVNHLEFQVVNLKDLEARYENGQEVTIESLFANNLVKRTLPIKVLGNGTLTKKLVVRVHRVSESARKAIEAAGGEVQDL
- a CDS encoding variable surface lipoprotein, which encodes MKSKKIIMSLGTITASSLGLIAVSCGKQTTEQKQQSFLANNDVNLSRAKLKAYFKTYFELTVELKDKPQELAKVMKHFADYSVALLGTIGQNPSRSSDIVYAFKSIDEVANVDASIKESVQNAIKLAEASNRN
- a CDS encoding variable surface lipoprotein, translating into MKSKKFIMSLGTITASSLGLIAVSCGKQTTEQKQQSFLANNDVNLSREKLKAYFKTYFELTVELKDKPQELEKVMAHFAEYEISLGNSYMTNPSRVSDLIYALKSVEEVPNVDENIKTSVQQLIKLTEIPKLS
- a CDS encoding RluA family pseudouridine synthase; its protein translation is MIELKVTYKERIDKYISTHTEISRNDIKQLIEQRAVYVNGNNVIKPKYIVREGQDIKIVKLLDKEIKLEPQQMDIDIIYEDEHLFVINKPSGLIVHPAPGHLDQTLVNGLLYHFKNNLSNENGLLRPGIVHRIDKDTSGLLIIAKNNEIHKLLSDNFKTHDISREYVAIVDGVLEDKKLKLDLPIGRDVKNRQMMCVTNNNSKHAITHVEMLNTFYVDGLPKTLVKCTLETGRTHQIRVHLAYIKNPVYGDPVYGKKVDDFNQRLHAYKLSFVHPITQEKIVLFAQPPKEFDVADYDYSQLFIKE
- a CDS encoding DUF4011 domain-containing protein, which produces MNSKDRKNILKNIEVWKNRLLDLSMKSQSINYRKTKSQTVEIINPNIEVFLNRLYGLKNLQFASLFGNVADDFEVEVQPKRVKGKRVSFGIELEQKDKYFKSEITPLINAFTKKYKGNYLFSNLYDAVQNRNLSNLMKKSNLFKEENGINVLYFAVGFLEWYENAESEDKHVATILFIPVELSKDAYNAPYKINFLDDEFLLNESFIQKLINDYNVDLNFKFENDKSNYDLYKDYKNFINTQISKVNDKRWKVIDEIDLGIFSFSRINMVKDLEENTEKVINNQFVQLISGVESPVENIKFTDADIDDVVNPAEYFHTYNADSSQEIAIQAAVDGKSFVLQGPPGTGKSQTITNIITELIARGKKVLFVAEKQAALEVVYNNLKRIGLNDFVLPIHNTKLDKKVVLHELASTLEKGQNSISIEDNFHKDAINKFTISHQELLNYPQGLQNIFQPINKSIYQLYGAFLKYAKHPEIMFDIQNVEEVSEQELLKRRKLIDSFHNALNINDFDISKNDWYGLVYEEMSLEKREKTVANLMKLQQKMHEALNFANDYPFLKIKQDIFLKSATIYKQVLDHLTVIPSINSTIIDNPNIEIDAVHYKTLVEIRGEIEQLKGKIKNKYNLKVVDLNVEEYKNDLTQLNSAFKRGVSPLYKKIKNKVSLYKITAEKLTYEELLNLFNVISEIQEKEKEFDSVGKLVSYRVPLNEFSFLKNTHLYIDWFNTFKQLTYYLDWDKNYIYHLLSFALLQKDKAKELAQQYGAIFEKMQKYLSILKSDFDNELFNADLYTFAELDNRLTRAIANNEHLTTMLEFNRVYKLMKENNLQEYANALIERNIKQDYFGIYLRRFYLLLIEKYQSELFPDFNGEVMDSIRKTFAESDAIIQSMAKTKVEMSIIEKIPNYNSIEGLNSEVSILRTEANKSRKIMPFRLLFDKIPTLITKLKPCLMMSPLSVSSLLKNSNLEFDVVIFDEASQVRPENAIGALSRANQFIIAGDKEQLPPTDFFAHFDEDDSIEDNAWDTTAFDSILEVANIVLPTIKLKWHYRSKFDELIQPSNKEIYNDLVTFPASKIPAKFEGVSHEYVKGQFIDSVNQVEADKVVELVVEIIRKYGTRRTIGVVTFNTQQRDLIERKINLLRRKTTEFEHFFNAYEIEKFFVKNIETVQGDERDIIILSVGYGPNAKGIMSMNFGPLNQQNGYRRLNVAVTRAKTAVIVVSSFNESDIDLSRTNARGVKFLKNYIAYASNPGKFRLEAPQYVSEFESPFEDDVYNELKALGYNVHKRIGSSGYKIDLAIMHPKKPGHYILGIECDGSVYKTSKSTRDRDILRQRVLEGRNWSIYRLWSADWYKNKTKQIQKLTQFIDHIIINKIELKSTLQNADPLKIDIPVEVQEKQIEKVVFDAYPNYEALYRRIQSSSPINESAFIWAIISELSPIHYDELKKFVPRIFNRKTFTNLLKQEFDDILTNLSQKDFIDFEGDFIVARDQIIEFREHTKDSTKRDFGRIHQKEAEYFIETFIAKTKTLSVNDAMLTFSNYCGFNSITPISSDLILKAIDSLVNKDLIYVDQDVIYLKSAQQQ